From Polaribacter haliotis:
TAACGCATACTTTTGTTTCAAATCTATTATCTTTTAGAAACTTATTGACTAAAGGGGCCATTTTAATAGCTTCGGGCCTTGTTCCAAAAATGATTAAGTTTTTCTTTTTCATAAAAAATTATTCAAAATAATTTAAAATTGTATAACCACCATCTTTTAAATATTGGTCTTTTTTCATTAATTTAACATCAGATGTCATCATGTCTTTTACTAAGGCATTTAAATTATATTCTGGAACCCAACCTAATTTTTCTTTTGCTTTTGTAGGATCTCCAATTAACAAATCTACTTCTGTTGGTCTAAAATATGTTGGATCTACAGATAAAACCTCTTTACCAATTTCTATTTGATATTCTGGATTGTTACATTTTTTTACAAATGCTTTTTCATCAACTCCTTTTCCTTTAAATTCCAGCTCAACACCCACTTCTGCAAAACTCATTCTTACAAACTCGCGTACAGTTGTTGTTTCCCCTGTTGCAATAACCCAATCTTCTGGGGTTTCTGCTTGTAAAATCATCCACATCATTCTTACATAATCTTTGGCATGCCCCCAGTCACGTTTTGCATCCAAATTACCCAAATAGACTTTGTCTTGTAGACCTAAAGCTATTCTAGCGGTTGCTCTCGTAATTTTTCGAGTTACAAAAGTTTCTCCTCTTCTTGGAGACTCATGGTTAAACAAAATTCCATTACAAGCAAACATATTATAAGCTTCCCTGTAATTTTTAGTAATCCAAAAACCGTATATTTTTGCAACTCCATAAGGAGAACGAGGGTAAAAAGGAGAGTTTTCGTCGTAAAAACCTCGTTCATTTTTATTTTCGGCCAATCCACCATATAATTCTGAAGTAGAAGCTTGATATATTCTAGTTTTTTTCTCTAAACCTAATAATCTTACTGCCTCTAAAATCCTTAATGTTCCTAATCCATCTACATTTCCAACATACTCTGGAGTATCAAACGAAACTTTAACATGTGACATCGCCCCTAAATTGTAAATTTCATCAGGTTGACATTCCTCTATAATTCTTGTTAAATTCATAGAATCTGTTAAATCTCCATAATGTAATTTGAAGCGTTGTTTAGGATGGTGTGGATCTTGGTATAAATGGTCAATACGATCAGTATTAAACAAAGAAGATCTTCTTTTTACACCATGAACCATATATCCTTTTTCTAATAACAATTCTGCCAAATATGACCCATCTTGACCAGTAATCCCTGTAATTAATGCTACTTTCATACTCTAATTCGCTTCTAATTTCACTTCTTTAATACTATCTATATTTTTTAAAAACCATTTGTAGGTTTTTTCTATTCCATCTTCTAATTCGGTTGAATATTGCCAACCTAATTCTTTCATCTTTGAAACATCCATTAATTTCCTTGGAGTACCATCGGGTTTTGTTGAGTCCCAATTAATTAGTCCTTTATGCCCAACAACTTCCTGTATGGTTTCTGCTAATTCTTTAATAGTAATATCTTTACCTGTACCAATGTTATATAAATATTCTGGCAATTTATTTTCCAACGCATAAACAACAGCTTCTGCCATATCATCTACAAATAAAAATTCTCTCATTGGAGTTCCACTTCCCCATAAATTTACAGACGCATTGTCATTGAGTTTAGCTTCGTGAAACTTACGAAGCATTGCTGGTAAAACATGAGATGATTTTAAATCGAAATTATCA
This genomic window contains:
- the gmd gene encoding GDP-mannose 4,6-dehydratase → MKVALITGITGQDGSYLAELLLEKGYMVHGVKRRSSLFNTDRIDHLYQDPHHPKQRFKLHYGDLTDSMNLTRIIEECQPDEIYNLGAMSHVKVSFDTPEYVGNVDGLGTLRILEAVRLLGLEKKTRIYQASTSELYGGLAENKNERGFYDENSPFYPRSPYGVAKIYGFWITKNYREAYNMFACNGILFNHESPRRGETFVTRKITRATARIALGLQDKVYLGNLDAKRDWGHAKDYVRMMWMILQAETPEDWVIATGETTTVREFVRMSFAEVGVELEFKGKGVDEKAFVKKCNNPEYQIEIGKEVLSVDPTYFRPTEVDLLIGDPTKAKEKLGWVPEYNLNALVKDMMTSDVKLMKKDQYLKDGGYTILNYFE